Within Kutzneria chonburiensis, the genomic segment GCAACCAGCGGGTCGTCACACCCAAGCCGCAGCTGATCAGGACCAAGTACCCGACCGCCGACCCGGTGATCGCCGACTTCGTTGTGACCGGCGCGGATCCCAGCGGTGTCAGGGATTCCACCAAGGCGGTGCAGGCCGCGCTGTGGGACTGCTACGACGCCGGCGGCGGCACCGTGTGGCTGTCCGACGGCACCTACCGCGTCACCGACACCATTGAGGTGCCGGCATTCTGCTCGCTGCGCGGCGACCGGCGCGATGCCGATCACGGCGGCGGCAGCTACGGCACGGTGATCAGCGCCGACCTGCCGTCCGGTGACAACGGTCCGGTGCTGTTCCGGATCGGCGGCAGTGCCGGGGTGCTCGGGCTGACCACCTACTACCCGCACCAGAACGCCGCCGCGCCGGTGCCGTACAGCTATACGTTCGAGATCACCGGCAGCGCGTGGGCCAGCGACGAGAACTACATGATGGGCACGGTTTCCGACGTCACCATGCTCAACTCGTACCGGGGCATCGGCATCAGCACCATGCCTGACGAGCGTGGACGGCCGCCGGCCGTCGGGCAGACCCACGAGTCCGCCACCGTGCGCAACGTGCGCGGCACGGCGCTGTTCGAGGGTGTCGAGGCGTACAACGGGGCCGATGTCGGCACGTGGGAGAACGTCGTCTTCTCCAACTCGTACTGGGCTTCCGCCCCGCACCAGTTCAACCCGCCTCGTCGGTCCACTGTGGATGCATGGACCCGAGTTCACGGCACCGGCTTCGTGCTCGGTGACCTGGAGTGGGACCAGTTCAACGAGATCGCCGCGTCCGACTACCACGTCGGCATCCACGTCGTGGCCGGTCAGCGCGTCGACTTCGCCGGTGCTTTCCAGGGCGTGCAGATCAAGCACACCGACACCGCGCTGCTCGTCGACCAGTTCGACTCGCGCTGGGGTCTGATGATCGCCCGCGGCACGCTCGACGGGGCCGTCACCAACAACTCCGCCGGCTTCGTCAAGCTCACCGACGTCAAAGTCACCGGCGTTCGCACCGGCATCGTCTACCAGATGTCCGGCCAGGCCCCGGCCTACGACTCGTCCCAGCCGGCCGCACGCCCGTCACGTAACGCCCTATACGTTACTGACGCCCCGCACGGTGTCGGCTATATCCCCGCTCTTGACGCAACCGCCAGCATCCAGCGCACCCTCGACCGCGCCGGCCGTGACGGCGGCGGTGTCGTCTACCTGCCCGCCGGTTGGTACCGCGTCGAATCCCGGCTCGTCGTTCCCGCCGGTGTCGAGCTTCGCGGCGCTTCTGCCGTGCCCAACCGTGACGAGGACGGCCGCAGTGGCGGCACCGTGCTCATGTCGTACGCCGGGCGGGCCACCGCCACCCCTGACACCGATGCCGCTTTCATCACGCTGAACGCCAGCAACTCCGGCGTTCGTGGCCTCAGGGTCTTCTACCCCGGCCAGAACCCCGCCGCCCCCGACGGCCTCGTCGCCTATCCGTACGCCATCCGGGCTCACGGCTCCGGCACCTATGTCGTCAATGTCGGCATGTCCAATGCCTACAACGGCATCGACCTCGCCACCTTCCGCAACGACCACTTCTTCGTCGGCAAGCTCGCCGGCACTTTCGTCCGGCACGGCATCACCGTCGGCAATTCCGAGGACGGCGTCATCAACGGCGTGCTCACCAACGGCAACACTTTCGTACGCCTCGGCTTCTACCTTCCTGACTGGGCTTCCGGCGCCAACCTCTTCCCCCAGGTGATCGACGGTTTCACCCGCAAGTCGTCCGACCTCATCACCGTCACCGGCGCCCGCAACCTCACCATCACCGACGCTTTCGGCTACGGTCTGCACAACGGTCTCATCGTCAATTCCGGTTCCGTGCACGTCTTCAACCTCGGCACCGACAACCTCGGCACCGACGGCTTCACCGTGCGGGCTTCCTCGCCCGGCACCACCGTGCTCAACCTCTTGCGCTACAACGGCACCACCAGCTCCGGCCCTGTCCACCTGGTCAACGTCATGGCCATCAACCTGGTCCAGTTCGCCGTCACCACAACCGCCTCCCCCGGCGGTACCGCCCGCCTCACCGGCACCGAAACCACCCCCGGCAAATACGAATCCGGCAGCTCCGTCACCGCCACCGCCAAGCCTTCCCCCGGCTACCACTTCGTCTCGTGGACCGTCGGCGGCACCGTGGTTTCCACTTCCCCCGCCTACACCTTCCCCGTTACCGCCGACACCGCGTTGACAGCCACCTTCGCCGGTTGATCCGATCGAATGGCGTTTCCCGCGTACGCGGGAAACGCCATTCGGCCGGTTGTAACGCGAGCGGGCAACAGGACGACGGACCTCCCGTGGTTGTGGGTCGGGAGGGGCACGCGATGACGTACCGGTTCAATCCGCCGCCGAACTGGCCGGAGCCGCCCATGGGCTGGGTGGCGCCCCAGGGCTGGCAGCCGCCGGCCGACTGGCCGCAGCCCCCGCCCGGCTGGCAACTGTGGGTGCCGGTGCCCGATTTCGTGCCGCCCACCCCTGCCGCAGGACCGCCCGCGCCGCCCGCCCCGACATCCGCCTCAGCGCCGACCGCACCCCTCTTGCCACCACCCGCCTCAATGCCGCCCGCCATTCCGGCATCGGCCCCCGCCCCGCTCTCGCCAACACCCGCTCCAGCACCACCCACCATCCCGGCGCCGACCCCCACCTCAGGACCAGCCGCTCCGCTCTTGCCAATCCCCGCTCCAGCACCACCCGCCATCCCGGCACCGACCCTCACCGCAGCACCGGCCACTCCCCTCTCGCCAACGCCCGCCCCAGCGGCACCCGCCATCCCCCTGACCACCACCCCACCACCACACGCCGCGGCG encodes:
- a CDS encoding discoidin domain-containing protein → MTRRLWVLLGLLVALVAALAVPAGAAPVLYPNGVGADLGPNPLTLGVTASAGDNAAGLRTGSVDGHSYWQTDGSAGTSYLNFAPDPDYTVAGPVVALVTYYDSGVGTLTLNGGAVATLAGSNTWKHAATTLPALTSVRLSGSVDITVAQLRLTAAGPSATLGATPSNTGISPNPGDNPSGLITGTAAGRGYWQTNAASPAPSTNYLYMNVADSYAYNTKDVVLVSIDYLDAGNGTLDLQYDSPGQDLPDKFKPSEIVHYGDTGSWQTHDFVLDDSILTNRTNGSDFRIAHDGSTVEIKVAAVRVTVIPSTLDVKAGLRNLVSQAGLTVYAAREGTRDGQYPAGAKAAFSTQIAKAQAVIDDQNATPAQVKAALQALYDSYQAFKASAVNLNVAAGKALSTGPGWTQVDLGRSQPVDDVFVQWGAAFSSDYKVQTSLDGTTFTTVGESGATEANRSSRTGFPLTNARYVRLAYDGTAIVADFQVRNQRVVTPKPQLIRTKYPTADPVIADFVVTGADPSGVRDSTKAVQAALWDCYDAGGGTVWLSDGTYRVTDTIEVPAFCSLRGDRRDADHGGGSYGTVISADLPSGDNGPVLFRIGGSAGVLGLTTYYPHQNAAAPVPYSYTFEITGSAWASDENYMMGTVSDVTMLNSYRGIGISTMPDERGRPPAVGQTHESATVRNVRGTALFEGVEAYNGADVGTWENVVFSNSYWASAPHQFNPPRRSTVDAWTRVHGTGFVLGDLEWDQFNEIAASDYHVGIHVVAGQRVDFAGAFQGVQIKHTDTALLVDQFDSRWGLMIARGTLDGAVTNNSAGFVKLTDVKVTGVRTGIVYQMSGQAPAYDSSQPAARPSRNALYVTDAPHGVGYIPALDATASIQRTLDRAGRDGGGVVYLPAGWYRVESRLVVPAGVELRGASAVPNRDEDGRSGGTVLMSYAGRATATPDTDAAFITLNASNSGVRGLRVFYPGQNPAAPDGLVAYPYAIRAHGSGTYVVNVGMSNAYNGIDLATFRNDHFFVGKLAGTFVRHGITVGNSEDGVINGVLTNGNTFVRLGFYLPDWASGANLFPQVIDGFTRKSSDLITVTGARNLTITDAFGYGLHNGLIVNSGSVHVFNLGTDNLGTDGFTVRASSPGTTVLNLLRYNGTTSSGPVHLVNVMAINLVQFAVTTTASPGGTARLTGTETTPGKYESGSSVTATAKPSPGYHFVSWTVGGTVVSTSPAYTFPVTADTALTATFAG